One part of the Halopenitus persicus genome encodes these proteins:
- a CDS encoding GNAT family N-acetyltransferase — translation MTDSHASPDPNISPDPDASLESSSEAACSYWAPDDCEGTPHCPPRCPRFVDKHGTPWTIREATDADRDGLVEMYGTFTSVERAQGLPPVNDRQIDTWLDRLFDRGLNVVAHGPDGIAGHAVYTPTYAAEPELAVFVGPAYHGRGLGTELCKQIIALGAANGREAIELTVEPSNSVACDIYRRLGFEVVERKAREIEMRLPLSTATAIEVQHPPALRAE, via the coding sequence ATGACTGATTCCCACGCCTCCCCAGATCCCAACATCTCCCCCGACCCCGACGCCTCCCTCGAATCCAGCTCGGAGGCCGCCTGCTCGTACTGGGCCCCCGACGACTGCGAGGGGACGCCACATTGTCCGCCGCGCTGTCCGCGGTTCGTGGACAAACACGGCACGCCCTGGACGATCCGCGAGGCAACCGACGCCGATCGGGACGGGCTCGTGGAGATGTACGGAACGTTCACCTCGGTCGAGCGGGCCCAGGGCCTCCCGCCAGTCAACGACCGGCAGATCGACACGTGGCTTGACCGGTTGTTCGACCGGGGGCTCAACGTCGTCGCTCACGGACCGGACGGGATCGCCGGCCACGCGGTGTACACCCCGACGTACGCCGCCGAACCCGAGCTCGCGGTCTTCGTCGGGCCGGCCTACCACGGCCGGGGACTCGGGACCGAGCTGTGCAAGCAGATCATCGCCCTCGGCGCGGCGAACGGTCGGGAGGCGATCGAGTTGACGGTCGAGCCGTCGAACTCGGTGGCCTGTGACATCTACCGCCGGCTCGGGTTCGAGGTGGTCGAGCGCAAGGCGCGGGAGATCGAGATGCGGCTGCCGCTGTCGACGGCGACGGCGATCGAGGTCCAGCACCCGCCGGCGCTCCGGGCGGAGTGA